The stretch of DNA GTAACCAGATGacatttgtttttcttatgtAATGTTGTCCTCAATCCATGGCAAGAACTTTTGTAACTTACTAATTAAGACCATAGTAACAGCTAGCAACACGTGAGTTCTCTCTCTTGTGTATTCTCCACCAGGAACAAAGTTGTATGCCACAACCCAAACTGATGCCAGTGTAAGGACAATGTAAACAAGATTAGCCAGTGCCATAGTGCGGGCAACAGGACGGCAAAAAAGCCTGTCAATCATAGGCGGCCAGATAGACATGGTGTAGATGCCAAGGATGAGTCCACCCATGATAGCCCAGTGACGAGAGGCAAAGTACAACAGAGTTGCACCAACTGAACCAATCAGCCACCACAAAATGTTACTGGTccacttttctttagagagaaGGACTCCAACACCCAAGGCAACAATAACAGCAGCCCTGTttggacaaagacaaagacagaCAAAGGTAAAAATAGCTAGTAGTGTTGTGAGAACAAAATTCACGAACAACAACTATACCAGTGCACTACAAAAGACACCAAAGGCAAGGCAGATCAATTTTATACCAACCCCCATGGGTTTGGCTGTGGTCCTGTGTGTGGATACCCAGACACAGCCCAGCGACAAACCAGTGACACTTCACCAAAGACAGCATGAGTAAGGAACATCAAAGCACCAAATCCCACTGCAACTAAGAGCCATCCAGGACCTGATAGCTTTGAATCTTGGGGCTCTGTTGACGACTTCGACTGAGGCCCTGACTGTGAGACAGACATCATGTACCCGGTGTACACTCTGTCTAATGTGGATAGTGTTGCAAGGAGAAGCACAACCCTGTTGCTTGTAACATCAGACCATATTGGATTGACAGAGACATATGAAATGCGTAATGTCAGCAATAGAAACAGCCCTAAAATAAGACCCCAGAAGGATAAAACCCTAAAAAACAGAAGTCGCATTATGTTAGCATCACAAAAGAGGTGATTATTGGTCATCTTGGtgggaaataaaataattaaagacaTACACTGTAATGGTTGTTTGTCTCAAGACGTAGTCACTTAAGTAACAGTCTGTGATCTACAACTTAAAGTGACTACATCATGAGACAAATGACAACACATTCTATTCCCTAAAAAAGTTAGTAAATAGTGTTCTTGATTTTTTCatgctctgaaccagagttaaatgtcttaaggtcatgagcttctgcctatattcattatcataatttcaaacaaaggaaattcaaaactgaactacttgaacaattttgaacaaaatcttaaattgaACCATAACATAATGTACAACCAATGAAGATAACAaccaaaaaccagaaaaaaaaaacaataatattttccatttaaccctttcactcgtgtggggttccccattgacgagtaaaatcgtctggcgttagacaaagtaaaatctataagtctcagtggcctttacaggagtgaaagggttaactaaTGGTGGCATTAATGGGTTAATGGgtttttgagtgaacctagcTGTTGTTACCCTTTCACTcgtgtggggttccccattgacaagtaaaatcatctggcgttagagagagaaaatctataagtctcagtggcccttacagcagtgaaagggttaaccatGGGTCATCTTTTTATAACTGGAGCCATTAACTCATTTTTTAATGATAACTTACAGTACTTTATGTAAATTTGCTAACCTTTCCTTTGGATCTTTGTTCCATATCATTCCACAAAACCAAAGCATTGCTGTTCCACATCCAAACGCTAGCATAATTAGTCTTATAAGGGTGCTTGGAGCTTGGAAAGATGCCACACCAACCAAGGAAAGCACTCGCCAAAAAGCTAAACCATGAATAGAACCTGAAAACTGCAACAAAGTGCTAATCCCAGTAAACACTGGAGATAGAATGGCGATGACAAAAGCTTCATAACCTGAGATTTCGAGTTCATTCAGTGGATAGAACCAAATCATTGGTGCAATTCCATGAAAGAGAGACCACCATGTGTACCCTAAAACAAGAATTGACATGAAGGTTAACTACATGTAACTACATGTATAGCTGCAACAGCATACCATGTCAATACGAGATTGTCTTAAACGAGAAATGAAACCTATTTAAGTATACATTCAGCTTTGTACTTTTTTTGACTGCAATTTAAGGATTTAACTTGGTGTAAAACCACATAGATTTTTCTCATCTTGATTTTTTCTAGTTTTCTGTTGGGCCTTTTATTTCATGTGTTTTGTGTCTTCCATGCGCAGCattgacaagttttttttaaagaagcgGATGTACTCAGCTTTATCTAACTCTGATCTAGCAGGCTCCCTTGTTATGTTAACTGCGGAAAAGCCTAGCACTAATTTGAATGTCACTgaatacaaataaataataacaataatattaagaCTATTGTACACGACTCATTCTTCGAACATGCAAATAATTGAAGTCTGACCAATACGGAAGATATCGTTGGCGTCCCCTATTATCATTtatgtgccaaccagaacctcattggctgtcgaaacaaagggtcttttgttcctgtggttaacacatttgaataacaaaagcaatctttgtaaacagatatcttccctataacaGCCGGGGGACAACCAATGTGCAAGAATATTGTACATCTCTTCTCTAATCTGTTATTCAAAAATTGTCATAAAGGACAAAACCCTGACCCAGAATTGTCTCTGCACAAAGCTCTCTGATGGTATAACTGAATTCGATCACTTCTTCAGCGATTTCCGCTGTCTCTTCGTCGATAAATTCATCTTCTGAGCATTCCGGAATGACAGTTTCATATTCTTCCACCTCTTCCCATGGATCTGTTGCTCCTTCTACAAGGCTTTGTGCCCTGTGGCGGAGTTCCTTTCGCCGTCTCTTAAGACTTTTTTGAGAAATTTTCGGGGGATTatcttcgtccgccattttgtatcATGACTTAGCCGGTCAGGTAAAATTTATGTTTCCATACACCAAGCAGTTTACGCTCTACGGAAGATGCCCTCTGGAACCGTCTGCAAATTACGCGGGCGTCACCTCGCCACAACCGAGGAGAGGAGAAGTgctagactttcaagtcttcacGGATAGGGATTGGCTGATCCGGACTATAAACcgtaaagtaaagtaagagCTGGGCACGGAGTCCAAAAGACCACAATACGGtgcaacctcgttctcagggctTTTCTCCCCCGAGGTGGGGGCGGGCGGGAAAAGTAGTAAAGGGGCAAACCACTATGTCCACCAGCGCGTGTATTCAGCACATTGTGCCACCCCTCTATGTCGTTATTTGTGCGTACCGGCTATTTATGTAAACTCCAACCCCTTGGCTGCTGGCAGCTGTGTCAAATTGTATTTCCAAGTGTGTTACCTGTTTATCATGAACTTTGACTATCTAGCTTGTTGGATTGATTCCCATATTATATCACGGTCTGGGCTGCCTTTCTTGACTGAAACAATTTATTAGCAACCATTTCACGAAAAAGAAGAGTGTCGTGGTCATCTGTCCATTCCATGACTGGTTGTTTCTTGGTAGACATCGAAACGGTAGAGtctaaaaatgttcaaacagcAACAATTTATTCCTAACAACCGTTCACACAAGATCACGAACTACAAAATAATACCTTAACCATCAATACTTTTCAGTTCATATGCGTACTACTATTCCTTTGtaataaatgtatgtatttcTAGGTAATCATGCAGTATTGCAAATACTCTTTCTAACACTTTGTCCTTTTCCTAAGCACTATCTTAAAAATTATCAGACTCCTCAAGATTGATACGTTTACAGATCAAAGTTTCAGTTAAAATATTGTTGAAAGTAACAATGGCGGCAGCTCCATCAAAACTTGACTAAAAACGGTCGACTTATCATTCTTTGGTGTCATGATCCCTAACATTTTAGCCTGCAAATCTCAATAtacattttttccattttaaatcAAAAACTCAGCTCGCAGTATTTGTTAGCCGCACTTGGGATATTACCGATATTTTAATATTACGGTTTCAGACTTTCTGCCGACCTGCAAAGAAAACAGTGGGCCGACTACTTATGGGAGTAGCTTAGTAGCAGTTTCGTTTAGTATACATGATTTCGAGACAAAATTTGTGAGATGCATTTTTGTgttagtgcactgtaagtgccACCACACACTATGTCACCATGTCCACTTGCGTTGGAatgccaaacgctcgcaacatttcagcGCAACGTCTTGCAACATTgctgggcacaacatgttgtaTACgcttggccaccctgttgc from Montipora capricornis isolate CH-2021 chromosome 9, ASM3666992v2, whole genome shotgun sequence encodes:
- the LOC138015518 gene encoding PGAP2-interacting protein-like, whose amino-acid sequence is MADEDNPPKISQKSLKRRRKELRHRAQSLVEGATDPWEEVEEYETVIPECSEDEFIDEETAEIAEEVIEFSYTIRELCAETILGYTWWSLFHGIAPMIWFYPLNELEISGYEAFVIAILSPVFTGISTLLQFSGSIHGLAFWRVLSLVGVASFQAPSTLIRLIMLAFGCGTAMLWFCGMIWNKDPKERVLSFWGLILGLFLLLTLRISYVSVNPIWSDVTSNRVVLLLATLSTLDRVYTGYMMSVSQSGPQSKSSTEPQDSKLSGPGWLLVAVGFGALMFLTHAVFGEVSLVCRWAVSGYPHTGPQPNPWGAAVIVALGVGVLLSKEKWTSNILWWLIGSVGATLLYFASRHWAIMGGLILGIYTMSIWPPMIDRLFCRPVARTMALANLVYIVLTLASVWVVAYNFVPGGEYTRERTHVLLAVTMVLIILALVTKPTPDVKESYGKMKKEEKVTDDQKASDVKPSKKPPLALKFQNVAFLEEHGDQFWFFKTHVIPVLFYLLMVAVILMMVRYHRHVYVTPQKEDPKVFSAMIWTVHFAYDNVGWPSFERAAQMINDTGADVIGFLESDCSKPYLGNHDLAMWFEERLGVYTDFGPSTKDHTWGATLLSKYPIVHSLHHLLPSPEGELAPAISATINITGDLVDFVVVHMGNDRDNLDRKLQAGELARIMDESPNPVVFLGYVTSSPGSRDYRTLTNKGRVKDIDSSDSDRWCEYIMYRGLIRLGYSRISHGGLSDTEVQMAKFRIPPPGQRYQDNEIVTTSAKDVPESIRFPIRFGSLYKGHYKAWEHHYHMTTPKYFLPAEKQREKTN